In Micromonospora sp. WMMD1102, the following proteins share a genomic window:
- a CDS encoding DNA-formamidopyrimidine glycosylase family protein, whose product MPELPEVEALAGYLRERAVGRRVDRIEVAAISALKTYDPAPSAAAGRQVTTAGRHGKFLDVTLAGDGVPDVHLVVHLARAGWLHYRESFNSGLPLKPGKGPIALRVRLDDGSGFDLTEAGTQKKLAVYLVTDPAQVPGVARLGPDALAAELSTFAERLRGRRGQVKGVLTDQEVLAGIGNAYSDEILHTAKLSPFALTNRLTDEQLATLHAATRQVLGDAVERSLGQRAAELKGEKRAGLRVHARTGLPCPVCADTIREVSFADSSLQYCPKCQTGGKPLADRRLSRLVR is encoded by the coding sequence GTGCCCGAGTTACCTGAGGTGGAGGCGCTCGCCGGCTACCTGCGCGAGCGGGCGGTCGGCCGGCGGGTCGACCGGATCGAGGTGGCGGCGATAAGCGCCCTGAAGACGTACGATCCGGCGCCGTCGGCGGCTGCCGGACGGCAGGTCACGACGGCGGGCCGGCACGGCAAGTTCCTCGACGTGACGCTGGCCGGCGACGGTGTGCCGGACGTGCACCTGGTGGTGCACCTGGCCCGGGCCGGCTGGCTGCACTACCGGGAGTCGTTCAACTCGGGCCTGCCGCTCAAGCCGGGCAAGGGCCCGATCGCGCTGCGGGTACGACTCGACGACGGGTCCGGTTTCGACCTGACCGAGGCCGGTACCCAGAAGAAGCTCGCCGTGTACCTGGTGACCGATCCGGCGCAGGTGCCCGGGGTGGCCCGGCTCGGGCCGGACGCGCTCGCCGCCGAGCTGTCCACCTTCGCCGAACGGCTGCGCGGTCGACGGGGCCAGGTCAAGGGCGTGCTGACCGACCAGGAGGTGCTGGCCGGGATCGGCAACGCGTACTCGGACGAGATCCTGCACACCGCGAAGCTGTCGCCGTTCGCGCTCACCAACCGGCTCACCGACGAGCAGTTGGCGACGCTGCACGCGGCGACCCGGCAGGTGCTCGGGGACGCCGTGGAGCGCTCGCTCGGCCAGCGGGCGGCGGAGTTGAAGGGGGAGAAGCGGGCCGGGCTGCGGGTGCACGCCCGGACGGGGCTGCCCTGTCCGGTCTGTGCCGACACGATTCGTGAGGTGTCGTTCGCCGACTCGAGCTTGCAATACTGTCCGAAGTGTCAGACCGGCGGCAAGCCGCTCGCCGACCGCCGGCTCTCCCGGCTGGTCCGTTGA
- a CDS encoding sugar transferase: MGEVTTSLQRPVGNGQPSTLRHVDSFEIQPPTAPQPNGVPRSAWARARRRVSRWHRPYIAILLLLDFGAAVLASWLAIQSFDQAAAGFTDADKDPTWFHTVSYLLLPLGWLIVLWANGAYDRRYLGLGTDEFKRVTRAGVAVAASVSFLAFATKTDLSRWTVGTALLGTLLLVLVARSTARLLLHTVRRRAGQAAQRIVLVGTLPEALEVYKAIKRVPAAGLVPVAIHLTDGYAAARGIETPIPVYAGRDILSLVREVGGDTIAVCGSASTEPGELRRLAWQLEGSGVDLIVAPQLTDIAGPRVHIRPIEGLPLLHVEEPTLSGPALLAKNLLDRFAAGLGLLLLVPLFVAVAVAIRISDPGPVFFRQPRVGHEGRTFRVWKFRTMYVDAEQRLASLVDQNETDGMLFKIKEDPRVFPAGRFLRASSLDELPQLINVLRGEMSLVGPRPLPADDGDFLGDVRRRLLVRPGITGLWQVSGRSDLSWDEAVRLDLYYVDNWSLAYDLSILWRTVGVVLARKGAY; this comes from the coding sequence GTGGGTGAGGTGACGACAAGCCTCCAACGCCCGGTAGGCAACGGCCAACCGAGTACTCTGCGTCACGTCGACAGCTTCGAGATCCAGCCACCGACCGCTCCGCAGCCGAACGGGGTCCCCCGCTCGGCGTGGGCGCGGGCGCGTCGGCGGGTCTCCCGCTGGCACCGGCCGTACATCGCGATCCTGCTGCTGCTCGACTTCGGCGCGGCGGTCCTGGCGAGCTGGCTCGCGATCCAGTCGTTCGACCAGGCGGCGGCCGGTTTCACCGACGCGGACAAGGACCCCACCTGGTTCCATACCGTCTCCTACCTGCTGTTGCCGCTCGGCTGGCTGATCGTGCTCTGGGCCAACGGCGCGTACGACCGCCGCTACCTCGGGCTCGGCACCGACGAGTTCAAGCGGGTCACCCGGGCCGGCGTGGCGGTCGCGGCCAGCGTCTCGTTCCTCGCCTTCGCCACCAAGACCGACCTGTCCCGGTGGACCGTCGGCACCGCGCTGCTCGGCACCCTGCTGCTGGTCCTGGTCGCCCGTTCCACCGCCCGGCTGCTGCTGCACACCGTGCGTCGCCGGGCCGGGCAGGCCGCCCAGCGGATCGTGCTGGTCGGCACCCTGCCGGAGGCGCTGGAGGTCTACAAGGCGATCAAGCGGGTGCCCGCCGCCGGGCTGGTGCCGGTGGCGATCCACCTCACCGACGGTTACGCCGCTGCCCGGGGCATCGAGACGCCGATCCCGGTCTACGCCGGCCGCGACATCCTCTCGCTGGTCCGGGAGGTCGGCGGCGACACCATCGCGGTCTGCGGGTCGGCCAGCACCGAGCCGGGCGAGCTGCGCCGGCTGGCCTGGCAACTCGAAGGCTCCGGCGTCGACCTGATCGTGGCGCCGCAGCTCACCGACATCGCCGGCCCCCGGGTGCACATCCGGCCGATCGAGGGCCTGCCGCTGCTGCACGTCGAGGAGCCGACCCTCTCCGGCCCGGCGCTGCTGGCCAAGAACCTGCTGGACCGGTTCGCCGCCGGGCTGGGGCTGCTGCTGCTGGTCCCGCTCTTCGTCGCGGTCGCGGTGGCGATCCGGATCTCCGACCCCGGGCCGGTCTTCTTCCGGCAACCCCGGGTGGGGCACGAGGGCCGGACGTTCCGGGTCTGGAAGTTCCGGACCATGTACGTCGACGCCGAGCAGCGGCTGGCCAGCCTGGTCGACCAGAACGAGACCGACGGCATGCTCTTCAAGATCAAGGAGGATCCCCGGGTCTTCCCGGCCGGGCGGTTCCTCCGGGCCAGCTCACTCGACGAGCTGCCCCAGCTGATCAACGTGCTCCGGGGCGAGATGTCCCTGGTCGGCCCCCGCCCGCTCCCGGCCGACGACGGCGACTTCCTCGGCGACGTCCGGCGCCGGCTGCTGGTCCGGCCCGGCATCACCGGGCTGTGGCAGGTCTCCGGCCGCTCCGACCTCTCCTGGGACGAGGCGGTCCGGCTCGACCTCTACTACGTCGACAACTGGTCGCTGGCGTACGACCTGAGCATCCTGTGGCGGACCGTCGGGGTGGTACTGGCCCGCAAGGGCGCCTACTAG
- a CDS encoding histidine kinase has protein sequence MGMPDLSTAVAVVAMISALAAALFAVVRLRARRGIATATQRATYDVLHTAGLAAEPLRAGLTPAGAAKAVRHLRTLVGSAGLALAEPDRLLAIDGRGGHHGEQLLAAAAGTIRTRRSTVLGESDLRCDRVDCPVRGAVIAPLTGPDGRAGAALVAIADDQPAPGLVQAALETAHWAGAQLALAELDSSRERLARAEVRALRAQISPHFIYNALTAIGSFVRTDPERARELILEFAEFTRYSFRAHGEFTTLAEELRSIDRYLTIERARFGDRLQVKLQIAPEVLPVSLPFLCLQPLVENAVRHGLSRKPGMGMLSIEARDAGAECHITVEDDGVGMDPAVLVAGIADAAADPADDSGQHVGLSNVDERLRSVFGDQFGLVVETDLGSGTKVSMRIPKFHRHVRASA, from the coding sequence GTGGGGATGCCCGACCTGTCCACGGCGGTCGCCGTGGTGGCGATGATCAGTGCGCTGGCGGCTGCGCTGTTCGCCGTCGTGCGGCTGCGCGCCCGGCGGGGCATCGCCACCGCCACCCAGCGGGCCACCTACGACGTGCTGCACACCGCCGGGCTGGCCGCCGAGCCACTGCGGGCCGGGCTCACCCCGGCCGGTGCGGCCAAGGCGGTACGCCATCTGCGTACCCTGGTCGGCTCCGCCGGGCTCGCGCTGGCCGAGCCGGACCGGCTGCTCGCCATCGACGGGCGCGGCGGCCACCACGGCGAGCAGTTGCTGGCCGCCGCCGCCGGCACCATCCGGACCCGCCGGTCGACGGTGCTCGGCGAGTCCGACCTGCGCTGCGACCGGGTCGACTGCCCGGTCCGGGGCGCCGTGATCGCCCCGCTGACCGGCCCGGACGGGCGGGCCGGGGCGGCGCTGGTGGCGATCGCCGACGACCAGCCGGCCCCCGGGCTGGTGCAGGCCGCCCTGGAAACCGCACACTGGGCCGGCGCCCAGCTCGCCCTCGCCGAACTCGACTCGTCCCGGGAGCGGCTGGCCCGGGCCGAGGTGCGCGCCCTGCGCGCCCAGATCAGCCCACACTTCATCTACAACGCGCTGACCGCGATCGGCTCGTTCGTCCGGACCGACCCGGAGCGGGCCCGGGAACTGATCCTGGAGTTCGCCGAGTTCACCCGCTACTCCTTCCGGGCGCACGGCGAGTTCACCACGCTCGCCGAGGAACTGCGCTCGATCGACAGGTACCTGACGATCGAGCGGGCCCGGTTCGGCGACCGGCTCCAGGTGAAACTCCAGATCGCCCCGGAGGTGCTGCCGGTCAGCCTGCCGTTCCTCTGCCTGCAACCGCTCGTCGAGAACGCGGTCCGGCACGGGCTGTCCCGCAAGCCGGGGATGGGGATGCTCAGCATCGAGGCCCGGGACGCCGGGGCAGAGTGCCACATAACGGTCGAGGACGACGGGGTGGGGATGGACCCGGCGGTGCTGGTCGCCGGGATCGCCGACGCCGCCGCCGACCCGGCCGACGACTCCGGCCAGCACGTCGGACTCTCCAACGTGGACGAACGACTCCGGTCGGTCTTCGGGGACCAGTTCGGCCTGGTCGTCGAGACCGACCTCGGATCGGGTACGAAGGTGAGCATGCGGATACCGAAGTTCCACCGTCATGTCCGGGCGAGCGCGTGA
- a CDS encoding LytTR family DNA-binding domain-containing protein yields the protein MTGFLRVLAVDDEPPALDELAYHLRADPRVSRLHTAGDATEALRVLRDADVDVVFLDIRMPGLDGMELARVLRRFARPPAIVFVTAYDDGAVDAFDLGATDYVRKPVRAERLAESLRRVVGSRVVPAHPAALARAEPDPTIPVELAGTTRMLPRSAVRWVEAQGDYARLHTSDGSHLVRVPLATLAERWADAGFVRIHRSYLVQLRLIAELRLANSGYVVVIDDSELPVSRRHTRELKDKLVRAAKQDWNR from the coding sequence GTGACCGGTTTCCTGCGCGTGCTGGCCGTCGACGACGAGCCACCGGCGCTCGACGAGCTGGCGTACCACCTGCGGGCCGATCCACGGGTCTCCCGGCTGCACACCGCCGGAGACGCCACCGAGGCGCTGCGGGTGCTCCGGGACGCCGACGTCGACGTGGTCTTCCTGGACATCCGGATGCCGGGGCTGGACGGCATGGAGCTGGCCCGGGTACTCCGCCGGTTCGCCCGGCCACCCGCGATCGTCTTCGTCACCGCGTACGACGACGGCGCCGTCGACGCCTTCGACCTCGGCGCCACCGACTACGTCCGCAAACCGGTCCGGGCCGAACGACTCGCCGAGTCGCTGCGCCGGGTCGTCGGCTCCCGGGTGGTACCCGCCCATCCGGCGGCCCTGGCCCGGGCCGAACCCGACCCGACGATCCCGGTCGAGCTGGCCGGCACCACCCGGATGCTGCCCCGCTCGGCCGTACGCTGGGTCGAGGCGCAGGGCGACTACGCCCGGCTGCACACCTCGGACGGGTCACACCTGGTCCGGGTGCCGCTGGCCACCCTCGCCGAACGCTGGGCCGACGCGGGATTCGTCCGGATCCACCGGTCGTACCTGGTGCAGCTCCGACTGATCGCCGAACTCCGGCTCGCCAACTCCGGGTACGTGGTGGTGATCGACGACTCCGAACTGCCGGTCAGTCGCCGGCACACCCGGGAACTGAAGGACAAGCTGGTCCGCGCCGCCAAGCAGGACTGGAACCGCTGA